A genome region from Solanum pennellii chromosome 12, SPENNV200 includes the following:
- the LOC107006615 gene encoding protein TPR3-like, with protein MGSRVDYDAPGHSCTTMAYSADGARLFSCGTSKDGESYLVEWNESEGAVKRTYVGLGKRSVGVVQFDTTKNRFLAAGDEFIIKFWDMDNTNLLTTADADGGLPASPCIRFSKEGTLLAVSTSENGVKILANADGVLLKAVLLIPPEVLLVLLPRHP; from the exons ATGGGATCCAGGGTTGATTATGATGCTCCAGGCCACTCATGTACTACAATGGCTTATAGTGCTGATGGAGCAAG GCTCTTTTCTTGTGGCACCAGTAAAGATGGTGAATCATACCTCGTGGAGTGGAATGAAAGTGAAGGTGCTGTGAAACGTACTTATGTTGGCCTTGGGAAAAGATCTGTTGGGGTGGTGCAATTTGATACTACTAAAAACAGATTCTTGGCTGCTGGCGATGAGTTCATAATCAAATTTTGGGACATGGATAATACAAACCTCTTGACTACTGCAGATGCTGATGGTGGATTACCA GCATCTCCATGCATCCGATTTAGTAAAGAAGGGACACTTTTAGCTGTATCAACCAGTGAAAATGGGGTTAAAATATTGGCAAATGCTGATGGTGTTCTCTTGAAAGCCGTGCTCTTGATCCCTCCAGAGGTCCTCCTGGTGCTGTTGCCAAG